A genome region from Arachis duranensis cultivar V14167 chromosome 8, aradu.V14167.gnm2.J7QH, whole genome shotgun sequence includes the following:
- the LOC107461326 gene encoding IQ domain-containing protein IQM5: protein MYLRGSWRANNHWGSSVSKSRIHSKRDRKLNALVSKQDLHQSSSSLPRRRKLQYLKLPPTLFTFQFLESVMKLQVKDVCKKQQHHPIDLLPKPEAWLLSFEVLHVAAVKLQKVYRSYRTRRNLADCAIVCEELWWKASEFADKTESAISKWRRARAMADEMGKEFSKDYKAQNLALSHWLEAIDPRHRYGHNLHFYYNIWFWSKSSQPFFYWLDVGDGKEVNLEICLRKNLQRQRITYLGPEEREAYEVMIVEGGKLVYKQSQKPVHTTDGSKWIFVLSPSRILYVGQKKKGEFQHSSFLAGAVTTSSGRLVAHNGLIDAIWPYSGHYRPTAKNFLEFLHFLEAHHVDLTNVKKYPVDDDVPSEVGSSESPTNENSAIIQASKWSTGVGPRIGCMTEYPKELQVMALEHLGRFVGMAPIASPRPTLKLHLSPKLVYMGIE, encoded by the exons ATGTACCTGAGAGGAAGTTGGCGTGCTAATAATCATTGGGGTTCATCGGTTTCTAAGAGTAGAATCCACAGCAAGAGGGATAGAAAGTTGAATGCTCTAGTATCAAAGCAAGATCTTCATCAATCTTCAAGCTCGTTACCAAGGAGAAGGAAGTTACAATATCTGAAGCTACCACCTACATTGTTCACGTTCCAATTTCTTGAATCCGTCATGAAATTGCAAGTGAAAGACGTGTGCAAGAAGCAACAACACCACCCCATTGATTTGTTACCGAAACCAGAAGCATGGTTATTGTCTTTTGAAGTTCTTCACGTGGCTGCAGTGAAGCTCCAGAAAGTTTACAGGAGTTACAGGACAAGAAGAAATCTCGCAGACTGCGCAATTGTCTGCGAGGAGCTTTG GTGGAAGGCTTCTGAATTTGCCGATAAAACAGAATCAGCTATATCAAAATGGAGAAGAGCCAGAGCCATGGCTGATGAGATGGGAAAAGAGTTTTCCAAAGATTATAAGGCGCAGAATTTGGCTCTAAGTCACTGGCTTGAAGCT ATTGATCCACGTCATCGTTACGGCCACAACTTGCACTTTTATTACAACATCTGGTTTTGGAGCAAGAGTTCCCAACCCTTTTTTTACtg GCTGGATGTTGGAGATGGCAAGGAAGTTAACCTTGAAATATGCTTAAGAAAGAACTTGCAAAGGCAACGAATTACTTACCTTGGACCT GAGGAGAGGGAAGCATATGAGGTGATGATTGTGGAAGGAGGAAAACTGGTTTATAAGCAAAGCCAGAAACCTGTTCACACCACTGATGGGTCTAAGTGGATTTTTGTTCTTAGTCCATCAAGAATTTTGTATGTTGGtcagaaaaagaaaggagaattcCAACATTCTAGTTTTCTAGCTGGAGCTGTTACCACTTCTTCTGGAAGATTAGTTGCCCATAATGGACTCATTGAT GCTATTTGGCCCTACAGTGGTCATTACCGTCCAACAGCAAAGAATTTCTTGGAATTCTTACATTTCTTGGAAGCTCACCATGTTGATTTGACTAATGTCAAG AAATATCCGGTAGACGACGATGTGCCAAGTGAAGTGGGATCAAGTGAGTCACCAACAAATGAAAACTCAGCAATAATACAAGCAAGCAAGTGGAGCACTGGAGTTGGTCCAAGAATTGGTTGCATGACAGAGTACCCTAAAGAGCTGCAAGTGATGGCACTTGAGCACCTTGGAAGATTTGTTGGCATGGCACCCATTGCATCTCCAAGACCTACTCTCAAACTCCACCTCTCCCCTAAACTTGTCTATATGGGAATagaatga